Below is a window of Gammaproteobacteria bacterium DNA.
GATAATGAATCGTGAGTGGTTTTCGCTCATCGCCGTGCCCTCTGGTTCCCACGGTCTCCGTGGGAACCCATACCTGACTTTAAACACCGGTATGCATTCCCACGCGGGAGCGTGGGAACGAGTAGTGCATGGCTGTGGTTTATTGTCATCCTTGTTTACCTTTATGCGGCCTGAGTTTGTTTGCTGAGAAGGTGTTCCAGACTTGATCTACTTTGCTTTTGATTTTGTCACCCAACTATATCCGATAAAATCCAATAAAACCCGACTTATCAACCGTTCCGCCATGCAGAACATCTTCCACCTGTTATAGCATGCCAAGGGCATTCCAATTCTGACATACTCATCATCAAAGGCACAGAAATCAAAAAACATTAACGGGACAGCAATGATTTTTTATACAACTTCTGGAGTTTACCCATAAAAAACCGCTCACTCCATAGAGATAAACTTTTCCGCTCTACTGGCTTCATAAACCTTTCAACATCATCAGCCGCTGCTTTCCAGTCAATTGAATTAATTTTTTCACCCAAGGCATTCTCAAGCCAATCCTGATCAATATTAAGCCCCTGATCTTTCCATGGCCCGTATTGAATCAGCGCATTTTGTAGTAATAATAGATTGGGCGTAACACCCTGAGCAATGTACCAGGAAAAATCATACCAATCTCTACCCTTAAGATAAGGTCGACACAATAGCGCATGAATTTTCAATGCAAGATTACTACTCATGTCCTGGTGACATACCTCAAAATCCACCGGAAAATCAAGATAGGAATATTCAAAATCAGATCCCTCAGGCGGGTTACAATCGATCTCTAATTTAACCTTTAACTTACGCCCATTAAGATCATTCATAAAGCTCAGATTTAACTGATTCGAAATTGATGTGTCTTTAATCAATGCCTTTTTAATTCGTTGATCCATGCGTGCTTTGTCTAGTGCCTCAGGTTTAATCCCAAATTCTTTACACGTCTCAATCAAGATTTCTAAATAAGGTTGCCACGAAAATGCAACATCAGGCTCTAATAAAATAAAATCCATATCCTCTGAAAAACGCGGCAAACCATGCAAAACCCGTAAACTGGTACCACCCTGAAATGCTGCAACTTCAAAAAAATTTGCCTGCCATAAAGAAAACAACATGATTTCCTGAATAATTTCCTTGAGCGCATTTTCCTCTTCAACCGGCCCTGCTACTTTATATGCTGCTAAACGTTTCTGAATTAAATCGATCACAAATCCAAAGACCTTAATAACTCTTCAATGAAGTTTATTTCTCGCTTTCCTTTGTATACATCCAATAGCTTTATAATACTTAATGAAGGCACTGTTTTAATTGCCTGCTCATCAATACGCAGACCATCAAGTAAATAATCCAGACCCTGCCATGATAATTTACGCAAATACACCAGATCGAGCAATGCCCGCATAGGCTCAGCCACAAGCGCCACCTGTTTCTGTAACTCATACCGGGTAACCGCCTGAAGAAAATAACCGGGTTTAACCGTCATACGCTGAAACTCAAATTTCCCCAGGGTTTCATGATCATAACTCACAGACTTCCCTTTGGCAGTCACACTCAATACACTGTGCACTGCCTCAGGAATCCAGCCGTGATGGCTTAATGCCGATTCCGCAGAAATATAACCACCCGGAAGTAATTGCTGAGCCAAGGCAAAGGGATGAAGCGGATTATCTCGATACTTATCAGCAAGGACATAGACCCCTCGCTTCACTCTGACCAGATCACCAACCTTCATGGCACGATTGACCTGACCATAACGGCGCCCATCACTACCGCCTAACACACGGGCTAGTTGCCTGTCACTCAAGACAAAATTAGCTTGCCCATTGGCAATAATCTGATTAATTAAAGAAGACATAATGGATAGTATACAATATTTTCCAGATACTTCCACTTTATGGAAGTATCTGGAAAATATTGATTATCCTAACTGATACTATATCTATCAGGGCGCAGCTCAATTGATGCGTAGTACGCACCCTACCGTTTCAGCAAGGGAGAGCAATGGAAAATTTTATTTATCCTGACTGATCCTGCTTGCCTCTGGACCACTTTGATCACGATACTTGGCATCCTTACGCTTGCGGTAAGGACGATCAGCAGCCCCACTCATGGTCTCAAAGCTGATAGCACCAATCGACATACCCGGACGCAATGCCAGTGGTAACTTACCCGAGTTAAAAAACTCCAGTACCACATTACCACTCCAGCCTGGATCAATACGATGTGCCGTTACATGAACCATCAACCCCAGACGCGCCAGAGATGAACGACCATCCAGCCAACCAACAATATCATCGGGCAAGGTGATCGACTCATAGGTCATACCCAATGCCAATTCTCCTGGATGGAGAAAAAAGGCATCATCCCCTTCGATCAGTAACTCGTCACTCATCACCTGCTGAATGGCCTTATTCACATCCTCACGCGAGCCACTCAGATCAATAAATGAGCGCGCATGAGAACTAAAGACACGAAAACGATTACCCAGACGCAGATCAACACTCACACCACTGATACTATCTCTATCAGGACGCGGTTCAACTTTGATGCTTTTATCATCAAACGCCTTGATAATATCCCGGTCACAAAGTCTCATATTTAGTTTCCTGGTGCGTAGTACGCACCCTACCGTTCCAGTACCATTAAACCGTTTAGAGGCAGGTGTTATCCGTCTTGATCAGAGACCATTGCCCGCAGGGATGCGGGCATCGAGCCTACATGGATGTATTCACGGCGTGTCTCCGATCAAGATGGGTAACACCTGTCTCGGATTTATAACACCCGGTTTAATGATTTAATTATTATCAATCACAATCTTGGGGAACTTCGCTGCATAGTTCTTAGCCTGCAAGGATAACTTGGCAGCCGTACGACGCGCAATCTCACGATAGATCTCTGCCACACGACTATCAGGATCAGAAACCACGGTAGGCTTACCATCATCTGTCGACTGACGAATTTTGATATCCAGTGGCAACGCACCCAGAAAATCAACATCATACTGATCCGCCATCGACTGACCGCCGCCACTACCAAAGATATATTCTTCGTTATTACACTTGCTACAGATATGAATACTCATGTTCTCAACAATACCCAATACCGGAACTTCAACCTTCTGGAACATCTTGAGACCCTTACGCGCATCCAGCAAGGCAATATCCTGCGGGGTTGTCACTACAATCGCACCACTGACCGGCACCTGCTGCGCTAGCGTCAACTGGGTATCACCGGTACCCGGTGGAAGATCCACAATCAGGTAATCCAGATCCTTCCAGTTGGTATCATTCAACAACTGCTGCAAGGCCTGTGTCACCATCGGACCACGCCAGATCATCGGCGTCTCATCATCAATCAGAAAACCAATCGACATTGCCTGCAGATGATAACTAATCATAGGCTCCAGCTTCTGACCATCGGTAGACTCCGGCTGACCCGACACACCCAGCATACGCGGTTGACTGGGACCATAAATATCAGCATCCAGGATACCCACACTGGCACCTTCAGCAGACAGCGCCAACGCTAGATTAACCGCCGTTGTTGATTTACCCACGCCGCCCTTACCCGAGGCAACAGCAACAATATTTTTGATGCCCTTAATGGGTTCCACACCTTTCTGAATCTCATGCGCAACAATTTTCCAGGACACATCCACTGCCACATCAGTTACACCAGCAACCGTTTTAACCTGTTCAGTAACCTTGTCAGCCAACGCTGCCTTATGCCCCTCAGCCGGAAAGCCCAGAACAACTTTAATACTAACCTTACCGCCATCAATAGCGATATCCTTGATACATTTGGTGGTCACCAGATCTTTTTCCAGATAAGGATCGACATAGTTCTGGATAGCCGCTTCAATAGCAGCCTGAGTAATTTCGGACATCGAGTTATTCTCCTCTCACATCTCCTGAGTAGCAGGAAATTGATTAAATAAAGTACATAATAAAATCATTATACATGAATCAACTACGAATGTAGAGATATACCCCACCAAATTAGTAAGGAATAAATATGATGCGTCGCCACGCAAGGTAAACTCAATTGCCTATTCCCGATAGCAAGCGCAAACCACCTCGTCCTGTGGCATAATATACCCAATCAATAAAGTTAAGTAGCCTGAAACAAACCATGAACAAAGATCCTCGCACCCTGCTCGTTACCAGCGCCCTTCCTTATGCTAATGGCCCTATACATCTGGGACATCTGGTTGAATATCTTCAAACCGATATCTGGGTTCGTTTCCAGAAAATGCGTGGGCACCAATGTCATTATGTCTGCGCCGATGATGCCCACGGCACCCCGATTATGCTCAGGGCACGCCGCGAGGGTATCAGCCCCGATGAACTGATTGCCAAATCATCTATCGAACACCAGCAGGATTTTGCTGCTTTTGGCATCGAGTTTGATCACTATCATTCAACCCATTCCCCCGAGAATCAGGAACTCGCCAACACCATCTACCAACGTAATCATGATGCCGGGCACATTAATACCCGCACCATCACCCAAGCCTATGATGAGCAGGAAAACATCTTCCTGCCGGATCGTTTCATCAAAGGGGAATGCCCCAAGTGTGGTGCCAAAGACCAATACGGTGATAACTGCGAGGTCTGTGGTGCCACCTACTCACCTACCGAACTAAAAAATGCCGTATCGGCGATTTCGGGAACCACTCCGGTCGAACGGGATTCCCTGCACTACTTCTTCAAACTGGCTGACTTTGAACCGATGCTACGACAGTGGACTTCTGCCGGTCACTTACAGGATGAGGTGAGTAACAAGCTGGCAGAATGGTTTGAGGATGGGCTACGTGAATGGGACATCTCGCGTGATGCCCCCTATTTTGGATTTAAGATCCCGGGCACAGAGGATAAGTTTTTCTATGTATGGATGGATGCCCCAGTCGGTTATATGGCAAGCTTCAAGGCACTGTGTGATAAACAAGGTCTGGACTTCGATCAATTCTGGGGCAAGGACAGCCAAGTCGAACTCTATCATTTTATTGGCAAGGACATTATCTATTTCCATTCCCTGTTCTGGCCCGCCATGCTATCCGGTGCAGGCTTCCGTACCCCGACAGCCATCTTTGCCCACGGCTTTTTAACCGTCAATGGTAAAAAAATGTCCAAGTCACGCGGCACCTTTATCAAGGCAAGCACCTACATCAAGCATCTTAACCCCGAATATCTGCGCTATTATTTCAGTGCAAAACTCAATAATGGGATTGAAGACATTGATCTTAACCTGGAAGATTTTACGCAACGGGTCAATAGCGATTTAGTGGGCAAGGTGGTTAATATCGCTAGTCGTTGTGCAGGTTTTATCAAGAAACGCTTTAATGGAAAATTATCGCCTGATTGTTCTGAACCCGCACTCTATGAAGAATTCGTTCAGGCACGCGAGAGCATTGCAGAACGCTATGAACAACGTGAATACAGTCGCGCCATGCGCGAGATCATGGCTCTGGCGGATCGTGCCAATCAATATATTGATGATAAGAAACCCTGGGTGCTGGCAAAAGAAGAAGGCAAGGATGATGAGGTACAGGCTGTTTGTAGCATGGGCATCAATCTGTTCCGTATATTAATGAGCTATCTCAAACCGGTTCTGCCCATGATGGCAACAAAGGCTGAGACCTTCCTTAATATTCAGCCCATGGAGTGGGAGCAAATCACAGACCCATTGCTGGCACACAGCATCAACAAGTTCAAACCACTCATGACACGTATTGATACAGAGTCTATTAATGCCATGCTTGAGGAATCAACAGAAGATCAGGAGAAAGAGACGGCTGCCCTATGACAGAATACGCACTCATTCTGATAAGTACGGTACTGGTCAATAATTTTGTCCTGGTCAAGTTCCTTGGGCTATGCCCGTTTATGGGTGTCTCACGTAAACTGGAAACCGCCACTGGCATGGGGCTGGCAACCACCTTTGTCCTTACCCTATCCTCTATTTGCAGCTATCTTGCCAATGAATATCTACTTATCCCGTTAGGACTGGAATATCTACGCACCATCACCTTTATCCTGGTCATTGCGGTTGTTGTGCAATTTACCGAAATGGTGGTACACAAAACCAGCCCGCTGCTGTATCAGGTATTGGGTATATTTCTACCCCTGATCACCACTAACTGCGCCGTACTGGGTGTTGCCTTACTCAATGTACAGGAACAACATGGCTTTCTTTCATCGGCGGTCTATGGCTTTGGTGCCGCCGTTGGTTTTTCTCTGGTATTGATATTATTTGCCGCCATGCGTGAACGCATCTCGGTTGCCGATGTTCCTGTTGCATTCAAGGGTGCCCCCATCGCTTTAATGACAGCAGGGCTCATGTCACTGGCCTTCATGGGCTTCACTGGTCTGGTTAAGGGATAAGGAAACTCTGAAATAACATGCTGACAGCAATTATCACAATCAGCGCACTGGCCGCACTGTTCGGTTTGATACTGGGCTACTCAGCGATACGCTTCAAGGTAGAAAGCGACCCTGTCGTCGATCAGATTGATGCCTTATTGCCACAGACTCAATGCGGTCAATGTGGATTTGCCGGATGCCGTCCCTATAGCACAGCCATCGCCAACGGTGAGGCCGATATCAACCAGTGCCCCCCCGGCGGGGAGGTCACTATACAGGCTCTCGCGGATCTACTTGGCCGTGATGCAAAACCCCTCAACCCCGAAAATGGTGCACACCAGATCAAGACTGTCGCAGTCATTGATGAGCAGGTCTGCATTGGTTGCACGCTATGTATACAGGCCTGTCCAGTGGATGCGATTGTCGGTGCAGCCAAACAGATGCACACTGTCATCATTGATGAATGTACCGGCTGTGAACTGTGCATACCACCCTGCCCGGTCGATTGTATCGTCATGATAGAACAGGAACAAAACATCGATAACTGGAAATGGCCGTTACCCGGAAAACAGATCAACGTCAGTCATATTCATGAGGCCAATTCATGAATAACACCCCGCGTAAACTATGGGATTTTCAAGGCGGTCTACACTTACCCGGCCATAAAGAATCATCCAATCAACAAGCCATTACCCAGGTAAGTCTGCCGGACAAATTAATCCTGCCGCTACAGCAACATATTGGTCAACCCGCCGAACCACTAGTTAAGGTTGGCGACAAGGTATTAAAAGGCGAAGTCATCGCACAGGTACATGGCTTCGTCAGCGCCCCCCTGGCAGCCTCTAGCTCAGGCACCGTCATCGCCATTGAAGAACACCCCATTGCCCACCCTTCAGGGATGTCAGCACCGTGTATCATCATAGAAACCGATGGTGCGGATCGCTGGCGTTGGCGGCGTGAACGCATCATTGATTACACCCAGCTAGATTCAGGTGAATTAAGAAATCATATTCGCAAGATGGGGGTAGTCGGATTAGGTGGCGCAGGATTCCCCACCTTTATCAAGATGAACCCGCGTTCTGGCAACATTCACACCCTGATTATTAATGGTATTGAATGTGAGCCCTTTATCACCTGTGATGATCGTTTAATGCGTGAACGCAGTGATGAGATTATCACCGGCATCACTATCCTGCGTCATGCCTTACATCCTGAAAAGGTTATCATTGGCATTGAAGACAACAAGACCGAGGCCTGGCAAGCCATACGTGATGAGCTGGAAAAACAAAACATTACAGATATTGAACTAATAAAGATCCCAACGGTTTACCCTGCCGGTGGAGAACGCCAACTTATCTACATCCTGACCGGAAAAGAAGTACCCAGTCAGGGACTGCCTGTCGATATCGGTGTCATCTGCCACAACGTAGGTACTGTTGCAGCCATTGCACGCGCTATCATTGAAAGTGAACCTCTGTTATCACGCATCATCACAGTAACGGGTAGCGGTGTACAACAGCCCGGTAATATTGAGGTACTGATCGGCACCCCGATACAGCATCTGATTGAACAATGTGGCGGATACAGCTCTGAGCCAAACCGGCTCATTATCGGCGGCCCCATGATGGGTTTTGCCATTAACACGGATCAGGTTCCCATAACCAAGACCAGCAATTGCATCCTCGTTGCCAACGAAAAAGATCTACCTCAAAAGGGAGCAATAACAGAGTGTATCCGTTGTGGAGAATGTGCTGTCTGTTGTCCTGCCGGACTCCTGCCACAACAATTATACTGGCATGTTAATGCACGCGACTTTGATAAGGCGCAGGATTACAAGCTCTTCGATTGTATCGAATGCGGCTGTTGCGCCTATGTATGTCCATCTAACATCCCTCTGGTGCAATATTATCGTTATGCTAAAAACGAGATATGGTACCAGGAACAGGAATATCAGAAAGCCAGCAATGCAAGAAATCGCTTTGAATTTCGCGCCGCCCGATTACTCAGAGACAAGGAAGAACGCGCAGCAAAACTACGCAAGAAAAAAGCAGCCATTAAAAAGGACGGTGACTCGAATAACAAAAAAGATGCGATACAAGCAGCACTGGAACGGGTAAAGGCTAAAAAAGAGGCCAGTAACATCAAACTAGATAATATTGATAACCTCTCTGCAAACCAGCAAAAGATGATTGATGCCGTTGACCAGCGCCGTCAACAAAAAGCCAACGAACAACAACAAACTGATTTAAGGACGAGATGAATTTTATAACACCCAGCTCCCCTCATAGTCGTGGACCGACTCAGGTTCCTGAACTCATGCGTCAGGTGGTCTACGCCCTGATTCCTGGCATTGCCTGCGCCTTCTGGCTATTTGGCTGGGGTGTACTCGTCAATTTATTCCTGACCACCCTCACAGCAGTGGTCTCGGAACTACTTATCTTGCGTATGCGTGCGCGTCCAGGTCTGCCTGCGATCAGTGATGGTAGCGCCATCATTACCGCACTGTTACTCGGACTAGCTCTGCCTACACTGGCACCCTGGTGGATCGCTGTTATTGGCACCGCCTTTGCCATCATTATTGCCAAACAACTCTATGGCGGTCTGGGTTTTAACCCCTTCAATCCAGCGATGGTGGGCTATGTAGTGTTAATCATTTCTTTTCCCCGAGAGATGACTACTTGGGCGATACCGAGCATGCTCACAGAGACCACAATCAGTTTAGGACAGACGCTAAACATCATGTTCCTTGACCAGATCCCCAAGGCCATCGACAGCATCAGTATGGCAACACCGCTGGACACCATAAAGACTCAACTAAGCCTGAGCCACACCATCTCCGAGATCAAAATAGATCCGCGCTTTAGTGATTACGGTGGCACCGGCTGGGAACAACTGAATTTTTTCTTTCTGCTAGGTGGAATCTGGTTACTGAAACGACGCGTAATAAGCTGGGAGATTCCTGTTTCAATGCTGTTTGCACTATTCTTTATGGCCTTGATATTTTTCTCCGTCGACCAGGACGGTTATGTCTCCCCCATCTTTCACCTGATGAGTGGTGGTAGCATGCTGGGTGCCTTTTTCATTGCTACCGACCCGGTAACCGCCAGCACCACCCGCAAGGGTCGGCTGATTTATGGTGCGGGCATTGGTGTCATCACCTATATCATTCGCACCTGGGGAGGTTATCCTGATGGTATTGCATTCGCTGTCTTGCTAATGAATATGGCCGTTCCAAGCATCGATTATTACACCCAACCCAGGGTCTTTGGACATAAAAAACCATGATGTATCGAAAAATCATCGTTACCGCCATTCTGCTCTTCGTCTTTGCGCTCATTGGTACGACATTGGTCTCCTTTACCTTTGAACAAACTGATGAGCAAATTCAGGCCAATGAACGTGCAACCCTGTTACGCAATCTACATAAAATCATCCCGCCACAGATACACGATAACGATCTATTCAAAGATAGTACGACCGCCCACAACCCAACCCTGTTAGGTGACAAAAAACCCATACAGATCTATCGCGCACGCAAGCAGGGGAAACCTGTTGCAGCCATCCTGTCATCGGTTGCCCCGGATGGCTACAATGGCAATATTCGCTTACTCGTTGGCATCTACTATAACGGTGAGATTGCCGGGGTCCGCATCATTAATCATCGTGAAACCCCTGGCCTGGGCGATCAAATCGAAGAAGAAAAATCAGATTGGGTATTCTCATTCAACACCCGATCCATACAAAACTTGAAATCATCTCAATGGCATGTCAAAAAGGATGGCGGTATATTCGATCAATTTACCGGCGCAACGATAACACCAAGAGCCATTGTAAAAGCCGTACATAAGACACTAATCTATTATCAACACCATCGTGAACAGATCTTTAAAACCAAGCCATCAGATAGTCTAAAGGATCATCAACATGACTAACTCGAGCTATACAGAAATAGGTAAAAATGGACTGTGGAGCAATAATGTTGCGCTGGTACAACTACTAGGACTATGTCCCCTGCTTGCCGTGACTAACACCGTTGTCAACGGACTGGGGCTGGGAATAGCCACCACCATAACTCTGCTAATATCCAATACCTGCATCTCCATGATTCGTAAAATGGTACGCCCCGAGGTTCGCATCCCGGTCTTTGTACTGGTTATTGCCTCTGCGGTCACTATCATCGAACTCAGTATGAATGCCTGGCTACATGACCTCTACCGGGTATTGGGTATATTCATCCCACTAATCGTAACCAACTGCGCCATTATTGGTCGGGCCGAGGCATTTGCCTCCAAACAGATCGTACGTCTGGCAGCATGGGATGGCCTGATGATGGGGCTTGGCTTTACCATCATATTGTGCCTGTTAGGTGGGTTACGCGAGGCGTTGGGACAAGGCACCCTGTTTAGCCATGCCGAACTAATGTTTGGTGCCGCAGCAAAAGACTGGGTCATTATTCTCATTGATGACTACCGCGGCTTCCTGTTAGCCATGTTACCACCCGGTGCTTTTATTGGTCTCAGTCTGATTATTGCCGTCAAAAATCGCATCAACGCTCAACAGGAAAAGCAACGTACAGCGGTCATTGTACAAGCCCATACTGAATCAATTTCATGAATCCACAAAAACGCCAGCAGATCTTTGCCCGGCTACGCCAGCAAAATCCGGCACCGCGAACAGAACTCAACTACAGCAATTCCTTCCAGTTACTGATCGCCGTTATTCTGTCGGCTCAGGCAACCGATGTGGGTGTCAACAAGGCAACAAAGGCCTTATTCAACATCGTTAGGCAACCACAGGATATGCTTGATCTGGGTGAGATAGCGTTAAAACAATATATACGCACCATCGGTCTATTCAATACCAAGGCCAAAAACATTATCAAGACCTGCCACATACTGGTCGAACAATATGCCAGTGAGATCCCACAACAGAGAGAAGCACTGGAGGCATTGGCAGGCGTCGGCAGAAAAACAGCGAATGTCGTACTCAATACGGCATTTGGTCAGCCCACAATCGCCGTTGACACCCATATCTTCCGTGTATCCAATCGCATTGGCCTGGCCAAAGGCAAGACCCCGCTTGCCGTTGAAAAGGGCTTATTGAGATTCATCCCGGATGAATTCAAGCAGGACGCCCATCACTGGCTCATCCTGCATGGACGTTATACCTGTATCGCACGTAAGCCCTTGTGTAAGGATTGCATTATTCAGGATCTTTGCGAATACCGGGGGAAAATACTTTAAGCATCAACCCTGGGCTTGCACCAGATGGGAAAATATATCGTAAAAAACGCCCCAAAGACCAGCAACCAGACCCACTGTGACAACTCAATCCAGAGCGCATATTGTACTGGCATCAACACAGGCAACAAGACCCGCAGCAAGAACACAGCAATAGCACCGAGGAATATCCATCGTAATAAGAGCGGAGGATTAAATACATCTCTGCCGGTATGCCCTAAAGAAACCCGCGTCATCATCGCCAGCGTCATTATTGCAACACTCACGGTAAAGGCATGAACGGCTAGCGTTGGAGAGATCGCCATAAAGGGTTCCAACGCTTTCATAATAAAACCCGACACCAATCCCAGATAGCCCAGATACAAACTCCAGAGCAAGGACTTTTTTCGTAAATCCGGGTGATACCATTGAACAAGGGTATAGACGTGCAGCAATGCCAGCACTACTGCAAATATCGACGAAACAAGGGGCATCGCAAAAAATACATCACTCAAAACAAAAAGGACAAAAACAATAATCGCAACATAATCCAGCCAGGGCCGTTCCTTGATCCCCAGATTAACCTCCAGACCCTTACTGATAAAAAACGGGACAACCCTTCGTGCCATCAACAGAATAAACAACACTACACCGTAAAGCCCTAGATACAAACCATCACGCACACCATTCTCAAGCCAACCCAATAACCCCGCGTAATAGACAGCATCACCGATAAACATCCATAACAACAAGGAAACCAGCGCTATATTATTACTCTGTGCGGACTGCTTTGCCGGCAACAACACCGCAATATAAACCACCAGAATCAGAGTCAACTCAAGAATCATTGCCAACTCAAGTTGATAGCCCAAACTAATGAAAGGCAAAATTCTGACCAGGGCCCATAACGTAAACATGGCCATCAACACCCCGCCCTTCGGCATAGCCTTTCCTGTCCAGTTACCAACGGCCGTCAATAAAAAACCAAAAATAACTGCCAGGGCATAACCATAGATCATTTCATGAGCATGCCAGGTAACCGGTAGCAAAACCGATAGACCAATAGGACGGGCATAACTGTAACTCAGTAACCACAATGCCATCGCAATAAAAGCAAACAAACCTGCACCCATAAAAAAAGGACGAAAACCCAGATCAAACAAGGCCAAACGAGGGGCACTTTTCTTTTCATTAATATTTAATAACATACTCACTCACTATCGCTAAAAATCCTGTGTCGGAATATTACGCCATCACGGTTATTCCTGCCACAATAATTAGGGATACGCCCCTTTTATTGAAGTTCCGTAACTTATTGCCGACTATACCTTTTACTAGCATCTTTTATCTTTTGTTTATATTGTTTTTCTTTTATAATCAAAGAGGTTAGATGATAATTTAATAAACCTCACTTCGACATTAAATGATCACGGAGACCACCATGCAGCGACTCACCCTTGGCAAGACAGGATTAACAGCAAGAAAGACTCTATTAATACTTGGTTTGGGTCTAATTACCCCGTTTAACATCGCTGCCAACCAACAAGACGCATCATTACAAGGGCCTGTATTCACCGACCCGGCAAAAATCACCGAAAAAAAACAGGCATGGATTGATCAGGAAATCATCTACGATGAAAAGATCAAGGATGCCGATCTGGTCATATCTCTGGGTCAACAAACCTGGCCGGCACTGCATAAGGTCGTCGAGGAAATCGCAGAAAAACGAGGCATCAATGTCGTCATCCAGCAAGGTAGCTGTGGTAGAACAGCTAAAAAACTAAAACGCAAGGCCATTGATATCGGAGCCTATTGTTGCCCTCCAGGCAAAGGTGATCGCCTACCCGGACTGGAGTTCCATACCATCGCCATTACACCGCTGGTATTTGTAACACACCCATCAAACCCGTTAAATAACATCACCAGTATTGAGGCACAAAACATATTTCGTGGTGAATACGCACAATGGTCAGAGCTTCCATCCGCTAAACAAACCAACTTTGCCATCGAAAATATTCAGCCTATTGTGCGTCTACACTGCAAAAAACGTCCTGGGCACTGGCGCCATCTGTTAAAAAACGAAGACCTGATGAGCCCCAGGATATTTGAGGTTGCTGTCATACCGGACATGATCAAACAGGTTGCGAACAACACATCCGCCATTGGTATCGAAACTCCATTCATGCTGGAAGTTCATAAAAAACAAGGCGATCTAA
It encodes the following:
- a CDS encoding NnrS family protein, with protein sequence MLLNINEKKSAPRLALFDLGFRPFFMGAGLFAFIAMALWLLSYSYARPIGLSVLLPVTWHAHEMIYGYALAVIFGFLLTAVGNWTGKAMPKGGVLMAMFTLWALVRILPFISLGYQLELAMILELTLILVVYIAVLLPAKQSAQSNNIALVSLLLWMFIGDAVYYAGLLGWLENGVRDGLYLGLYGVVLFILLMARRVVPFFISKGLEVNLGIKERPWLDYVAIIVFVLFVLSDVFFAMPLVSSIFAVVLALLHVYTLVQWYHPDLRKKSLLWSLYLGYLGLVSGFIMKALEPFMAISPTLAVHAFTVSVAIMTLAMMTRVSLGHTGRDVFNPPLLLRWIFLGAIAVFLLRVLLPVLMPVQYALWIELSQWVWLLVFGAFFTIYFPIWCKPRVDA
- the nth gene encoding endonuclease III; its protein translation is MNPQKRQQIFARLRQQNPAPRTELNYSNSFQLLIAVILSAQATDVGVNKATKALFNIVRQPQDMLDLGEIALKQYIRTIGLFNTKAKNIIKTCHILVEQYASEIPQQREALEALAGVGRKTANVVLNTAFGQPTIAVDTHIFRVSNRIGLAKGKTPLAVEKGLLRFIPDEFKQDAHHWLILHGRYTCIARKPLCKDCIIQDLCEYRGKIL
- the rsxD gene encoding electron transport complex subunit RsxD translates to MNFITPSSPHSRGPTQVPELMRQVVYALIPGIACAFWLFGWGVLVNLFLTTLTAVVSELLILRMRARPGLPAISDGSAIITALLLGLALPTLAPWWIAVIGTAFAIIIAKQLYGGLGFNPFNPAMVGYVVLIISFPREMTTWAIPSMLTETTISLGQTLNIMFLDQIPKAIDSISMATPLDTIKTQLSLSHTISEIKIDPRFSDYGGTGWEQLNFFFLLGGIWLLKRRVISWEIPVSMLFALFFMALIFFSVDQDGYVSPIFHLMSGGSMLGAFFIATDPVTASTTRKGRLIYGAGIGVITYIIRTWGGYPDGIAFAVLLMNMAVPSIDYYTQPRVFGHKKP
- a CDS encoding electron transport complex subunit E, which codes for MTNSSYTEIGKNGLWSNNVALVQLLGLCPLLAVTNTVVNGLGLGIATTITLLISNTCISMIRKMVRPEVRIPVFVLVIASAVTIIELSMNAWLHDLYRVLGIFIPLIVTNCAIIGRAEAFASKQIVRLAAWDGLMMGLGFTIILCLLGGLREALGQGTLFSHAELMFGAAAKDWVIILIDDYRGFLLAMLPPGAFIGLSLIIAVKNRINAQQEKQRTAVIVQAHTESIS
- the rsxG gene encoding electron transport complex subunit RsxG, whose translation is MMYRKIIVTAILLFVFALIGTTLVSFTFEQTDEQIQANERATLLRNLHKIIPPQIHDNDLFKDSTTAHNPTLLGDKKPIQIYRARKQGKPVAAILSSVAPDGYNGNIRLLVGIYYNGEIAGVRIINHRETPGLGDQIEEEKSDWVFSFNTRSIQNLKSSQWHVKKDGGIFDQFTGATITPRAIVKAVHKTLIYYQHHREQIFKTKPSDSLKDHQHD
- the rsxC gene encoding electron transport complex subunit RsxC, which gives rise to MNNTPRKLWDFQGGLHLPGHKESSNQQAITQVSLPDKLILPLQQHIGQPAEPLVKVGDKVLKGEVIAQVHGFVSAPLAASSSGTVIAIEEHPIAHPSGMSAPCIIIETDGADRWRWRRERIIDYTQLDSGELRNHIRKMGVVGLGGAGFPTFIKMNPRSGNIHTLIINGIECEPFITCDDRLMRERSDEIITGITILRHALHPEKVIIGIEDNKTEAWQAIRDELEKQNITDIELIKIPTVYPAGGERQLIYILTGKEVPSQGLPVDIGVICHNVGTVAAIARAIIESEPLLSRIITVTGSGVQQPGNIEVLIGTPIQHLIEQCGGYSSEPNRLIIGGPMMGFAINTDQVPITKTSNCILVANEKDLPQKGAITECIRCGECAVCCPAGLLPQQLYWHVNARDFDKAQDYKLFDCIECGCCAYVCPSNIPLVQYYRYAKNEIWYQEQEYQKASNARNRFEFRAARLLRDKEERAAKLRKKKAAIKKDGDSNNKKDAIQAALERVKAKKEASNIKLDNIDNLSANQQKMIDAVDQRRQQKANEQQQTDLRTR